The DNA segment TGTTACCGTGGACAATTCCGGCATGATTTCCAAAAGTTGCTCGCGCAGGCGATCGGCCATCCGTTGCTGGGACGAGGATTCGGCTTCATTGCGTAAAGCCGCCACGGTCTTCATGATTCGGATTAGCTGTGCACGCTGAGCGACTGAGGTGGTCAGGTTATCGCTTGGCTCGCACAGTAGGTCATGCAACGGAACCTCCAATGCCTGAGCCCAGCGTTGGAGATCGGACAGGCGGAGGTCCACCTGTCCGGTTTCTTCCAGCTTCAGTTGACGGACGGAGACTCCGCACC comes from the Roseimaritima multifibrata genome and includes:
- a CDS encoding helix-turn-helix domain-containing protein, which translates into the protein MGLNEKPSVGGRTAKTGPPHRITQVREAQSVTLRTIARRCGVSVRQLKLEETGQVDLRLSDLQRWAQALEVPLHDLLCEPSDNLTTSVAQRAQLIRIMKTVAALRNEAESSSQQRMADRLREQLLEIMPELSTVTGWPRDGARRTGPLGRIVECPISLDGFDTNHDSLL